The Fragaria vesca subsp. vesca linkage group LG2, FraVesHawaii_1.0, whole genome shotgun sequence genome includes a window with the following:
- the LOC101301362 gene encoding protein SCARECROW-like, whose product MEDIDEEGDELLNLSLAIVTNSGGERMKKRKRRDNTTSSDFSSSSYEGCEGKIFSLLQMREQMLKLEHKKKRGGAGNDIVDELDGKGLQLIRMLLITATAVNENNVSSAFENLTELYKSVSLCGDSVQRVVAYFADGLAARLLTRKSPFFDMISKEPTHEEEFVAFTALYRVSPYYQFAHFTANQAIIEAFEKEEDKNNRSLHVIDFDVSYGFQWPSLIQSLSEKGSSGSRISLRITGFGRSLDELRETENRLLSFSKGCRNLVFEFQGLLHGSNLINLRKKRNETIAVNLVFHLNSLNNDIKISDSLKSVHLLNPSIVMLVEQEGSRSPRSFLSRFMESLHYFAAMFDSLDDCLPLESTERLRIEKNHLGKEIKSMLNYDNIMEDRKTEKSTETWKARMESHGFEGVNLSSKSKIQARLLLKIRTHYCPLQFEGDGSNGSSTAAGFRVFERDDGRTLSLGWQDRYLLSVSAWHCHRVS is encoded by the coding sequence ATGGAAGATATAGACGAGGAGGGGGATGAGCTTTTGAATCTCAGCCTTGCAATTGTTACAAACTCAGGCGGTGAAAGAATGAAAAAGAGAAAGAGAAGGGATAATACTACTAGCAGCGATTTCAGTTCATCATCATATGAAGGTTGTGAGGGGAAGATATTCAGTCTTCTTCAAATGAGGGAACAAATGTTAAAACTAGAGCACAAGAAGAAACGAGGAGGAGCAGGTAATGATATTGTTGATGAATTAGATGGTAAAGGCCTCCAATTAATCCGCATGTTGCTCATAACAGCCACTGCCGTAAATGAAAACAATGTGAGCTCAGCTTTCGAGAATCTTACAGAGTTGTATAAAAGTGTTTCCTTGTGCGGCGACTCAGTGCAACGAGTTGTGGCTTACTTTGCAGATGGCTTGGCAGCGAGGCTTCTCACCCGAAAATCACCATTCTTCGACATGATTTCCAAGGAGCCAACGCATGAGGAAGAGTTTGTAGCCTTCACTGCTCTCTACCGGGTTTCCCCCTACTACCAGTTTGCTCATTTTACAGCCAACCAGGCCATAATCGAGGCATTTGAGAAAGAAGAAGACAAGAACAACCGTTCCTTGCATGTAATCGATTTCGACGTCTCCTATGGCTTTCAATGGCCTTCATTGATACAATCTCTTTCCGAAAAGGGAAGCAGTGGCAGTCGGATATCCCTTAGGATTACAGGGTTTGGAAGAAGCTTGGACGAACTGCGGGAGACGGAGAATAGATTGCTCAGCTTTTCCAAGGGATGTCGCAACCTCGTCTTTGAATTCCAAGGATTATTGCATGGCTCAAATCTCATAAACTTGAGGAAGAAGAGAAATGAAACAATTGCGGTGAATTTGGTTTTTCATTTGAACAGCTTGAACAATGATATCAAGATATCCGACTCGTTAAAATCTGTACATTTACTTAACCCTTCGATTGTAATGTTGGTTGAACAAGAAGGAAGCAGAAGTCCTCGAAGTTTCTTGTCGAGATTCATGGAGTCTTTGCATTATTTTGCAGCCATGTTTGATTCCTTAGATGATTGCTTACCGCTAGAGAGCACGGAGAGGCTGAGAATCGAGAAGAACCATCTGGGGAAGGAGATCAAAAGCATGCTCAACTACGACAATATTATGGAGGATCGTAAAACAGAAAAGTCGACGGAGACATGGAAAGCGAGGATGGAGAGTCATGGTTTTGAAGGAGTCAATCTAAGCTCCAAGTCCAAGATCCAAGCTAGACTTCTCTTGAAAATTAGGACCCATTATTGTCCCCTTCAATTTGAAGGAGACGGTAGTAATGGTAGCAGTACTGCAGCTGGCTTCAGGGTTTTTGAAAGAGATGATGGAAGGACACTTTCTCTAGGATGGCAAGATAGGTATCTTCTTTCAGTTTCTGCATGGCACTGTCACCGTGTATCTTAA